A stretch of the Lolium perenne isolate Kyuss_39 chromosome 3, Kyuss_2.0, whole genome shotgun sequence genome encodes the following:
- the LOC127321361 gene encoding probable pre-mRNA-splicing factor ATP-dependent RNA helicase DEAH9, with translation MSKFWRPGSEKPTASLVDDEEGGVLFLPTNTASSSSGFGYASLERLRQRLPVYKYRKAILYLVERHATTIVVGETGSGKSTQIPQYLMEAGWAEGGRLIGCTQPRRLAVQTVASRVAEEVGVKLGEEVGYTIRFEDETNPGMTKIKFLTDGVLIREMMDDPLLTKYSIIMIDEAHERSISTDILLGLLKKIQRRRPELRLIISSATIEARSMSTFFSIRRKNSLLESADGVPNPEPAILSVEGRGYTVETHYVEEPVTDYLQAAVNTVLIIHEKEPPGDILVFLTGQDDIEAALRLLNDEIQHLGKHYFDLVILPLYSGLPRGDQDLIFAPTSKGKRKVVISTNIAETSLTLEGVVYVVDSGFSKQKCYNPISDLESLVVAPISKASARQRAGRAGRVRPGKCFRLYTEEYYLNEMQSDGIPEMQRSNLVSCIIQLKALGIDNILGFDWPASPSPEAMIRALEILFSLGILDEDAKLTVPVGFQVAEMPLDPMISKMILSANDFGCSDEILTIAAFLSVQSVWVSMRGVKKEFDEAKLRFAAAEGDHVTFLNIYKGFHHYGKSSQWCYKNFLNHQALKKVIEIRAQLVRVMKRFGIPLKSCEGDMKAVRKAIIAGSFANSCHLEEYGQNGMYKTIRTSQEVYIHPSSVLFRVNPKWVVYQSLVSTDKHYMRNVIAIEPSWLTEAAPHFYQFRTPNPDLH, from the exons ATGTCGAAGTTCTGGAGACCGGGGTCGGAGAAGCCGACCGCCtcgctcgtcgacgacgaggagggtGGCGTCCTCTTCCTCCCGACCAACaccgcctcttcctcctccgg GTTTGGGTACGCGTCCTTGGAGAGGCTGAGGCAGCGGCTGCCGGTGTACAAGTACCGCAAGGCCATCCTCTACCTGGTCGAGCGGCATGCCACCACCATCGTCGTCGGCGAGACCGGTAGCGGCAAGTCGACGCAGATCCCTCAG TATCTTATGGAGGCTGGTTGGGCTGAGGGTGGTCGACTTATAGGTTGCACCCAGCCAAGACGATTAGCTGTCCAG ACTGTTGCATCAAGAGTAGCTGAAGAGGTTGGTGTGAAACTTGGTGAGGAAGTCGGTTATACAATCCGTTTTGAGGATGAAACAAACCCG GGTATGACAAAGATCAAATTTCTCACAGATGGGGTACTGATTAGAGAAATGATGGACGATCCTCTTTTGACCAAATATAG TATAATTATGATAGATGAAGCTCACGAAAGATCCATTTCAACCGACATATTGTTGGGACTCTTGAAAAAG ATTCAACGCCGTCGGCCAGAGTTGCGTCTAATCATTTCCTCTGCAACAATTGAAGCAAGATCAATGTCAACCTTTTTCAGCATCAG GCGGAAGAATTCCTTGCTCGAGTCTGCTGATGGTGTGCCCAATCCAGAACCTGCTATACTTTCTGTTGAA GGTAGAGGGTACACAGTGGAAACTCACTATGTGGAAGAGCCTGTCACAGACTACCTGCAGGCTGCTGTGAATACTGTTCTTATTATTCACGAAAAG GAACCTCCAGGGGATATTTTGGTGTTTTTAACTGGTCAGGATGACATAGAGGCTGCTCTTAGGTTGCTAAATGATGAAATTCAACACCTTGGAAAACACTATTTCG ATTTGGTGATTTTGCCCTTGTACTCCGGCCTTCCGCGGGGAGACCAA GATCTCATTTTTGCTCCTACTTCAAAAGGGAAAAGGAAAGTTGTGATATCAACCAATATTGCTGAGACGTCATTGACTCTGGAG GGCGTGGTGTATGTTGTTGATAGTGGATTTTCTAAGCAGAAATGCTATAACCCG ATTTCTGACCTCGAAAGTTTAGTTGTTGCACCAATATCCAAAGCTTCTGCAAGGCAACGAGCAGGCAGAGCTGGAAGGGTGCGACCTGGGAAATGCTTTAG GCTTTATACAGAGGAATATTACCTAAATGAAATGCAGTCAGATGGCATTCCAGAAATGCAAAGGTCTAACCTTGTTTCCTGCATAATACAG TTAAAAGCGCTAGGCATAGACAACATTTTGGGATTTGATTGGCCAGCTTCTCCATCACCAGAGGCAATGATTCGGGCTCTGGAAATTCTGTTTTCACTAGGAATCCTTGATGAAGATGCCAAACTAACAGTTCCAGTTGGTTTCCAAGTCGCTGAGATGCCTTTG GATCCGATGATCTCAAAAATGATCTTGTCAGCCAATGATTTTGGATGCTCTGATGAGATATTAACTATAGCAGCATTTCTATCTGTTCAG TCTGTGTGGGTTTCTATGAGGGGAGTGAAGAAGGAATTTGATGAGGCCAAACTTCGGTTTGCTGCTGCTGAG GGTGATCATGTAACATTCCTGAATATTTACAAAGGATTTCACCATTATGGAAAATCGAGTCAGTGGTGTTACAAGAACTTTTTGAATCACCAAGCACTG AAGAAGGTTATTGAAATCAGGGCACAGCTTGTCAGGGTAATGAAGAGGTTTGGCATACCGCTGAAATCGTGCGAAGGAGATATGAAG GCAGTTAGAAAAGCCATTATTGCTGGTTCATTTGCTAATTCATGTCATCTGGAG GAATATGGCCAGAATGGAATGTATAAAACTATTAGGACATCACAAGAAGTTTACATTCATCCATCTTCCGTGCTCTTTCG GGTTAATCCAAAGTGGGTCGTGTACCAGTCTCTTGTTTCAACTGACAAGCACTATATGCGTAATGTTATTGCCATTGAACCATCATGGCTTACTGAAGCTGCACCACATTTCTATCAGTTCCGGACACCCAATCCAGATCTGCACTAA